The segment TCGGTATGCGCACCGTGGGGTCGCCCTCGAACATGCGGGCGAAACGGTTGGCGTGGGCGCCCTCGACGGTGAAGTCCTGCTCGCTGTGTATGACCCGCGAGAACTCGCGCACCACCTCGCGGGGCCTGTAGCGGCGCGCCTGGGGCACGTACTTTACGAGGAGGTCGGCTACGAGCCACATGACGGCGAGGTCCGACTCTATCGTCTCGCCGATGCCAGGACGCCTCACCTTGACGGCCACCTCCGAGCCGTCGTGGAGGGTGGCGTAGTGGACCTGGGCGATGGACGCCGAGGCCACGGGCTCGGCCTCGAAGCTGCGGAACTTCTCTTCCAGCGGCCCTTCGAGAGAGCGCTCCACCACGGCCTTCACCTCGTCGAAGGGGACGGGCGGGACCATGTCCTGCAGCTTCTTGAGCTCCTCGACCCAGTCGGAAGGGAGGAAGTCGGCGCGCGTGGAGGCCACCTGTCCGAGCTTTATGAAGGTGGGGCCGAGCTCTTCGAGGACGAGCCTTATGCGCACGGCGGTAGGGAGGCCGGCCTCCTTCCTTCTGAGCAGCACACGCTCGAAGAGCGGAAGGAAGGGGAAGATGCGCAGCTCCGAGACGAGCCCGCCGAAGCCGTAGCCCGTGAGGGTGGCAACTATCTTGTGAAGTCTTCTGACTCTGCTGATCTTCATCGAAAACCGACGGGCGGGGACGGACTGTGCGCCTTGCCGGCCCGACAGGGGATGTAAAGCGGCCGGCGGCGCGGCGAAGAGACGGCTCCAGGAGCGGTCCCCGAGAGGCGGGCCGCCGGCCTACTTCTCCTTGTCCTTGTCCTTTTTCTCCTTCAGCTTCTCTTCGAGCTTCTTTACGCGCCTTTCGAGCTTATCGACCTTCTCCCTCGCCGTGCGGGCCATCTCCTTGACCACGTCGAGTTCCTCGGTCGTGGCCACGTGGAGCCTCTCAAGGAGCAGCTCCGCCTTCTCCACGACCTCGCGGTCGAGCTTCTCCTTGCCCTCGCGCAAGACCGAGATTATCTCGCGCAGCGCCGCCACACCCTCGTCGACCACCTTGTTCTCGATGCGCTGCCTGGCCGAGAGCTCCTCTTCGGCCTCGGCGCCCTCGCCGCTCTCCCGGCTGCCGAGGGCCGCGAGCTCGTCCATCATCTGCTTCGCCTTCTTCTCAAGCCCTATGCCTATGAGTATGGCCCTGTCTATGAAGTCCGCCATCTTCCCCCCTCCCTTCGGTCTTTTCCGGGGGAAACTTTCTGAAGAAAGTTTCCCCCGGCCCCCCTTCAAAGACTTTTAATACGAGTTGGTTTCCCCCTGTTTTGCTTGGCAAAACAGGGGGAAACCAACTCGCGTTAAAAGTCTTTGGAGGGAGTCTGAGGGAACCGGGGGTCTGTGACCCTTTTACAAAAGGTTCCCTCAGTGCAAAAATCATGGCCTCGTCAAGAAGCTCCCGCCAGGCCCTGGGCCGCGGATATATAGACCTTTCCCGGCCCCGCCAGGTACCACCCGTTGCAGAGTCCGCCCGGGCTGAGGGCCTCGAGCTCGGCCGCCGCCTCTTCGGCGGAGAGAGCTCCGTCCATGCGGCGGCGGAAGATATCGACGGCCTCGAAGGTGTCCCTGCCGCCCGGCGAGATGCGGAGCGCCGCCACCCCTATGGCCTCGAGGTCTTCGACGTACTCGACGAGGCTGTAGGTGGCGGCGCTGAGAACGGAGGTGCCGTTTATGGTAAAGGCCCGCTCGCCGTCGAGCGTGGCCGTCTCCATGCCGTCGGGCCAGCGGGCGCAGTCATGGGCGCACTCACCCTTGGTTCGGCCGTAGGCCCGCGACGTGTAGCAGCGCCAGGAGAAGGCCAGCGGCACCTTGCCGTGGCAGAAGACCTCGGTCGGCACCGAGGTGTGTTCGATGTTGTAGCGCAGGGACTCGCGTGAAAGCTCCACCGGAGCGCACACACCGCGGACGCCGAGCTCCGCCAGGCACTCCACGGACGGGACGTTGTAGGTCGTGATGTGCGGTCCGGCGTAGATCTCGCGCTCTTTCGGGTCGGCCATGTTGAAGACCGACATGTCGTTGGCCTCCACGGCGAAGGGGAGGTCGAGCACACGGCGCACGAGGTCGAGCTCCTCGTCGTTGGAGACGACGGCCAGCGTGGAGACGACGACCTTCTTTCCGGCCCTTTCGAGCCCGCGGCCGACCTCGAGCATGTCGTCGATGGAGAGGCCGCGCTTCTTCACGCAAACGACCTCGCCGAGGTATACCCTGTCCACGGCGGAGCGCGCCGCCTTGTCGTAGAAATCGAGAAGCTCCGAGCGCTTCCACTCGAAGAGTACCGGTCCGATGGCAAGCTCCATATCACGATAGTATGCACCAGAAGAGGGTGCAAGACAAGGTTTTTTCCACGGGGGACGCGAGTCGACGCAGGCGGCGGCGGTGTCTTCAGCCCCTTGCGAGCTCGCGGCGCGCAGCCTCCCTGGCGGCGTCCATGACTACAACGAGCGGCGCTCCCGCGGCCGCGGCCGCGGCCCGGCAGTCCTCGAACTCTGGGCGGCCGTCCACAAAGCGGCCGTCCCGCTCCACGGCCTTCACCCGCACGGTCCCGTAAGGGGTCTCCACCTTCACCGTCTTTCTCGGAAGCGAGATCCGCTCCACCGTCCGGGTCCTTACGCCGAGCGTCGTCGACTCGGAGAAGATTATCTCCGTGAGCTCGCGGACCCCGTGCTCCTCGGCGAGCACGGTGACGAGGAGCCCGGGCCTGTTCTTCTTCATCTGCACGGCCGTGAAAAAGACGTCGAGGGCCCCTGCGGACAGAAGCCTCTCCATCAGGTAGCCGGCCGCCTCGGGACTCATGTCGTCCACGTTGGTCTCGATTACCGTGAGCCTCTCTGTGCGCCGGCCGCCATCGCGCAGCTCGCCCTCGATGACCCTCAGCACGTTCGGCGCCTCGGCGAAGTCGCGGCTTCCCACGCCGTAGCCGCTTTTGCCTATTGTCATGGGTGGCAGGGGGCCGAAACCGTCGGCCACGGTCTTTATGATGGCCGCGCCCGTGGGGGTCGTGAGCTCGAAGCGGATATCCGACGGCGCCGTTGGCACTCCCCTGAGTATCTCCAGCGAGGCGGGAGCAGGCACGGGCATGCGGCCGTGGGCCGCGTCGATGAAACCCGTGCCCAGCGGAAGCGGCGAGGCCGTGACCCGCTCCGGGGCGAGGCGGCGCAGGCACAGGGCCGCTCCAACGATATCGACGATGGAGTCGACGGCGCCGACCTCGTGGAAATGCACTTCCTCCACATCGACGCCGTGCACCCTCGCCTCGGCCTCGGCCAGGGTGCGGAATATGCGAAGGGCAAGCTCCTTTACGTCGTCGGCCAGGGCGCTGCCTTCGATCATCTCCCGTATGACGGCGAAGGTGCGGTGGTGGCGGGTCTCGGAGATATCCACGTGGAGCCTCGTTCCGCCGATGCCGTGACGGTGCTGTCTTTCGGCCCTCAGCCCGTAGCCGCCGAGGGGCAGCCTGCCCAGCTCGCTTTCGAGCCACCGCAGATCGACGCCCAGGTCCACCAGCGCCCCGAGCGTCATGTCGCCGCTTATGCCGCATATGCAGTCGAAATAAAGTACCTTCATGGCGGGTCGATGCTCCTTTCAGCGGGATTCGGGGGAGAGGATACCATAAAGGCCGCCTGTAGGGCGCCGCCCCGGGACGGCCGGGCCCTTCATAGGGAGAGGGCCTCCGGTGGGATTGAGTACAGGAGACTCAGCACGCGGTCGCAGCTCCGCTCCAGGGGGGCCGAGGTGTCGACCGTCAGGTGGGCCTCGAAGCCATCGGCGGCGGCCTTCTGTCTCACGTAGATCTCCCATCGGCCGTCCGATACGGCTGGGGCCGTCTCTCCGGCGCCGAAGCGTCTTTCAAGCCTCCTCTTGATCTCCTCTTCCGGCGCCGTGCACCTTACGACGAGAAACCGGGCGCCGCGCCGCGCCGCCGCGGCGGCGGCCCTTTCCATAAACTCCTTTTTCGTGAAGGTGGCGTCTACGATGACGGGGCGGCGCTCGGCGAGCAGTCTCTCGGCGCGGGCCACGAGCTCGTCGTAGGTGCGGGCCGTGATCTCCGGGGCGTAGATGCCCTTGCCGTAGGGGTCGAGCCTGCGGGTGCGGCGCGGCGTGCCGGTGAGCTCCTTTCTGACGATGTCCGACGAGAGGACGGGCATGGCGGTGAGACCGGAGAGCGCGGCGGCGAGCGTGCTCTTGCCCGTGCCCGTGAGGCCGCAGACCACGAGCAGGTCGGGCCTGAAGCCTCCGGTGGCGTAGAGCCGGGCGAGGTGGAAGTGGCGGGCGGCCGAGAGGGCCGCCAGGCGGCGCTCGCTTGCCGGCACCTCGGGCTCCTCGTACCTGAAGCTTTCCACCTTGCCGCGCACGTAGGCGCGGTAGCAGCGGTAGAAGTCCATCAGGAGGGGGCCGTCTTCGTCGTCCGCCGCCTCGAAGTAGGCCCTGTCGAGCCTTTGCGAGAGGTCTCCTCTGCCGCGGCAGTCGAGGTCCATGGAGAGGAAGGCTATGTCGGCCGCCCTGTCGCCGTAGCGGAAGCGCTCGTTGAACTCGATGCAGTCGATGATGTTGATGCCGTCGGTTACGGAGATGTGCTCGCTGTGGAGGTCGCCGTGGCAGTCCCGGATATGGCCGCCGGCGACGCGTCCCTCCAGAAGACCCCTCTTTTCGGCGAGGAAACGGTCGGTATAGGCCCGTATCTCTTCGTAGGATTCGGCGGTGACGGTCCTGCCGCGGAAACGCCTTGTCTGGGCGAAGTTCTCGTCCGTGTTGGCCCTTACGGCCTCGGGACGGCCGTAACGGGCTATGCGCCGGTCGGTGCGGGTAGCGGCGTGGAAGGAGGCGACGGCGCGGGCTATGCGCTCCACCGTGGCCGCACCGGCCTCGCCGCGCTCGATAAGCGCCGAAAGCATCGACTCCGCGGGCAGCCTCCGCATCTTGACGGCGTACTCGACGGCGCTGCCTTCGCCCTCCATCACGAACGAGCCGTCCCGCGCCGTGACGGCCGCCACGCCGAGGTAGACGCCCTTTGAAAAACGCCTGTTGAGGCGCACCTCTTCGGTGCAGCAGCGAAGGCGCTTTTCGAGGGTGGAGAAGTCGAGAAAGCCGAGGTCGAGGGGCTTTTTCACCTTGTAGACGAGCCGCGGCGTAAGGAAGATATAGGAGATATGGGTCTGGACGAGCTCGACGCGCTCCGGGGGGTCGGCGTAGGAGGCCGGGTCGAGGAGCGCTTCTATGAGGGGGGGCAGCGTCACCGTTGTTCATGCCCGCGGCGGCCGACGGTATAGAGGTCCGGCAGACCCCGCAGGCCCTCCCTGTAGTCCATGCCGTAGCCGACGACGA is part of the Deltaproteobacteria bacterium genome and harbors:
- a CDS encoding U32 family peptidase — its product is MELAIGPVLFEWKRSELLDFYDKAARSAVDRVYLGEVVCVKKRGLSIDDMLEVGRGLERAGKKVVVSTLAVVSNDEELDLVRRVLDLPFAVEANDMSVFNMADPKEREIYAGPHITTYNVPSVECLAELGVRGVCAPVELSRESLRYNIEHTSVPTEVFCHGKVPLAFSWRCYTSRAYGRTKGECAHDCARWPDGMETATLDGERAFTINGTSVLSAATYSLVEYVEDLEAIGVAALRISPGGRDTFEAVDIFRRRMDGALSAEEAAAELEALSPGGLCNGWYLAGPGKVYISAAQGLAGAS
- the larC gene encoding nickel pincer cofactor biosynthesis protein LarC, yielding MKVLYFDCICGISGDMTLGALVDLGVDLRWLESELGRLPLGGYGLRAERQHRHGIGGTRLHVDISETRHHRTFAVIREMIEGSALADDVKELALRIFRTLAEAEARVHGVDVEEVHFHEVGAVDSIVDIVGAALCLRRLAPERVTASPLPLGTGFIDAAHGRMPVPAPASLEILRGVPTAPSDIRFELTTPTGAAIIKTVADGFGPLPPMTIGKSGYGVGSRDFAEAPNVLRVIEGELRDGGRRTERLTVIETNVDDMSPEAAGYLMERLLSAGALDVFFTAVQMKKNRPGLLVTVLAEEHGVRELTEIIFSESTTLGVRTRTVERISLPRKTVKVETPYGTVRVKAVERDGRFVDGRPEFEDCRAAAAAAGAPLVVVMDAAREAARRELARG
- a CDS encoding kinase is translated as MTLPPLIEALLDPASYADPPERVELVQTHISYIFLTPRLVYKVKKPLDLGFLDFSTLEKRLRCCTEEVRLNRRFSKGVYLGVAAVTARDGSFVMEGEGSAVEYAVKMRRLPAESMLSALIERGEAGAATVERIARAVASFHAATRTDRRIARYGRPEAVRANTDENFAQTRRFRGRTVTAESYEEIRAYTDRFLAEKRGLLEGRVAGGHIRDCHGDLHSEHISVTDGINIIDCIEFNERFRYGDRAADIAFLSMDLDCRGRGDLSQRLDRAYFEAADDEDGPLLMDFYRCYRAYVRGKVESFRYEEPEVPASERRLAALSAARHFHLARLYATGGFRPDLLVVCGLTGTGKSTLAAALSGLTAMPVLSSDIVRKELTGTPRRTRRLDPYGKGIYAPEITARTYDELVARAERLLAERRPVIVDATFTKKEFMERAAAAAARRGARFLVVRCTAPEEEIKRRLERRFGAGETAPAVSDGRWEIYVRQKAAADGFEAHLTVDTSAPLERSCDRVLSLLYSIPPEALSL